A stretch of Lysinibacillus agricola DNA encodes these proteins:
- the rlmD gene encoding 23S rRNA (uracil(1939)-C(5))-methyltransferase RlmD, which yields MTQQTTMEVGQKFPLTIKRLGINGEGVGFYKRNVVFVKGAIPGEEITAQVTKTQRNFAEAEILNIRKASQHRQEAPCPVYNECGGCQLQHMTYEKQLIEKRDIVIQALERYAKPLANGVEVRKTLGMDNPWNYRNKSQFQVRKEGKRVYAGLFAEGSNKLLNINDCLVQHPITSKITVATRKILQKLNITIYDGRTLDGLVRTIVVRTGIRTGETQVVLVTTRKEIPHLAELVARIKKIDPSIVSIAQNINREKTSLIFGDETIVLDGKETIHEELGELAFDLSARAFFQLNPTQTVHLYDEIKKAAALTGKETVVDAYCGVGTIGLWLADKAKEVRGMDVIPESIQDARKNARNHGFKHTKYAVGTAESVLAKWRKEGFTPDVITVDPPRTGLAPEFIRTVLKLKPKRFVYTSCNPSTLAKDLNELSKFYDVEYIQPLDMFAQTAQVECVAKLVLKNK from the coding sequence TTGACACAGCAAACAACAATGGAAGTAGGACAAAAATTTCCTCTAACAATAAAAAGACTTGGTATTAATGGTGAAGGTGTAGGCTTTTATAAGCGTAATGTCGTATTCGTAAAGGGCGCCATTCCTGGTGAAGAAATTACAGCACAAGTGACTAAAACACAGCGAAACTTTGCCGAAGCGGAAATATTAAACATTCGCAAAGCTTCACAACATCGTCAGGAAGCCCCTTGCCCAGTTTACAACGAATGTGGCGGCTGTCAGCTTCAGCATATGACCTATGAAAAACAGCTAATTGAAAAGCGTGATATCGTTATTCAAGCATTAGAACGTTATGCCAAGCCTTTAGCTAACGGAGTTGAAGTTCGCAAAACTCTAGGAATGGATAATCCATGGAATTATCGTAACAAAAGCCAGTTTCAAGTACGCAAAGAAGGTAAGCGGGTCTATGCAGGGCTATTTGCAGAAGGTAGTAACAAGTTACTGAACATCAATGATTGCCTTGTCCAACATCCGATTACATCAAAAATTACAGTGGCAACACGTAAAATTTTACAAAAACTAAATATTACTATTTACGATGGTCGTACGCTTGATGGCTTAGTACGTACGATTGTTGTACGTACAGGGATTCGTACTGGTGAAACACAAGTTGTGCTCGTAACAACACGTAAAGAAATTCCTCATCTAGCTGAGCTCGTTGCACGTATTAAAAAAATCGACCCAAGCATCGTATCGATCGCTCAAAATATTAACCGTGAGAAAACATCATTAATCTTTGGTGACGAAACAATTGTCCTCGACGGCAAAGAAACGATTCACGAAGAGCTTGGCGAATTAGCCTTTGATTTATCAGCTCGTGCCTTTTTCCAACTGAATCCAACACAAACCGTTCATCTCTATGATGAAATCAAAAAAGCCGCAGCATTAACAGGCAAGGAAACAGTTGTTGATGCTTACTGCGGTGTTGGGACAATCGGTTTATGGCTAGCTGACAAAGCGAAAGAAGTTCGGGGAATGGATGTTATTCCAGAAAGCATTCAAGATGCACGTAAAAATGCACGTAACCATGGCTTCAAACATACAAAATACGCAGTCGGCACAGCAGAAAGTGTCTTAGCAAAATGGCGCAAGGAAGGATTTACACCAGATGTTATTACGGTAGATCCACCACGCACAGGTCTAGCACCAGAGTTTATCCGCACTGTGTTGAAGCTAAAACCGAAGCGCTTTGTCTATACGTCTTGTAATCCTTCAACATTAGCGAAGGATTTAAATGAATTATCGAAGTTTTATGATGTAGAGTATATTCAGCCCTTGGATATGTTTGCACAGACGGCGCAAGTGGAGTGCGTTGCGAAGCTTGTGTTGAAGAATAAATAA
- a CDS encoding MFS transporter, whose product MTYFSDYSKKRFAILVLIVSISGFSQGMLLPLISIIFERDGVSSALNGLNATGLYIGTLLISPFIEQPLRKWGYKPIILIGGALVFASLLIFPLWKSVTFWFVLRLLIGVGDHALHFATQTWITSTTDHKSLGKGMAIYGLSFSTGFAVGPLMVKLIQVTEALPFIVSSAMCLFAWAFVFFLQNEKPERLTRDLHARGWHRYKIAIAFGWIAFLGPFAYGFLESALNALFPVYALRKDFDVNMIPIMLSVFTFGGILTQVPLGAIADKIGRRYVLMIGSFGGAIILGIASFLEHSQMAVAVAFFFTGALVGSMFSLGITYMADLTPKELLPTGNLLCGIALSIGSLTGPFLGGVYLEYVKYSFLLLVAMLLLAVAIVLLVFGRNKNKRLVSM is encoded by the coding sequence ATGACATACTTCTCAGATTACAGCAAAAAAAGATTTGCCATTCTAGTGTTAATTGTGTCTATTTCAGGCTTTTCACAAGGGATGCTTTTACCGCTAATTTCAATTATTTTCGAACGTGATGGGGTATCTTCCGCGTTGAACGGATTGAATGCAACAGGTCTATACATAGGAACTTTATTAATCTCCCCATTTATCGAGCAGCCATTACGAAAATGGGGCTATAAACCGATTATTTTAATTGGCGGTGCACTTGTGTTTGCTTCACTGCTAATATTTCCTTTATGGAAAAGTGTGACTTTCTGGTTTGTCCTTCGCTTACTCATTGGAGTAGGAGATCATGCATTACACTTTGCAACACAAACGTGGATTACAAGCACCACAGATCATAAAAGCTTAGGAAAGGGTATGGCCATTTACGGCTTGTCCTTTAGTACAGGCTTTGCAGTCGGACCTTTAATGGTGAAACTTATACAAGTTACAGAAGCATTACCGTTTATTGTGTCATCAGCTATGTGTTTATTTGCATGGGCTTTTGTATTCTTTTTACAAAATGAAAAACCAGAACGTTTAACGAGAGACTTACATGCAAGAGGCTGGCATCGTTATAAAATAGCCATTGCATTTGGATGGATCGCATTTTTAGGCCCGTTTGCTTATGGATTTTTAGAATCTGCTTTAAATGCTTTGTTCCCAGTTTATGCTTTACGTAAAGATTTTGACGTGAATATGATTCCGATTATGTTATCAGTCTTTACATTTGGTGGGATTTTAACGCAGGTGCCGCTTGGTGCAATAGCAGATAAAATAGGACGACGTTATGTCTTGATGATCGGCTCGTTTGGAGGGGCTATTATTTTGGGGATTGCCAGTTTTTTAGAGCATTCTCAAATGGCAGTAGCCGTAGCATTTTTCTTTACAGGTGCATTAGTCGGTTCGATGTTTTCATTAGGTATTACCTATATGGCAGATTTAACACCAAAAGAGCTACTGCCAACAGGAAATCTGCTTTGCGGCATTGCCCTTAGTATCGGTAGCTTAACAGGGCCATTTTTAGGTGGCGTTTATTTAGAATATGTAAAGTACAGCTTCCTTTTATTAGTAGCGATGCTTTTGCTAGCTGTAGCTATTGTTTTGTTAGTATTTGGACGAAATAAAAATAAGCGACTAGTGTCGATGTAA
- a CDS encoding YwqG family protein: MSDKKLLNLPEAFEQYRTVIEETIQPTVFVETEERKTSLFESKFAGDPYFPLSMEYPKSPEGQPLKLLAQINFADVPKHLPNFPEEGILQFYINGYDDVLGMDFDNGQNQEGFRVIFHEHIVSDESQLVRDFSFVEAKEEELYFPVEKEMALFFEAGYEPLSASDFRSEKPYSKILATIEESDNLVDSFYETLNSTGHKIGGSPFFTQDDPRAYGNYTDSTILLLQIDSVGDHILWGDVGVGNFFIAEDELKHKDFSKVLYNWDCY, from the coding sequence ATGTCTGATAAAAAGTTACTTAATTTACCTGAAGCATTTGAACAATATAGGACAGTAATAGAAGAAACGATACAGCCTACTGTATTTGTTGAAACGGAAGAACGAAAAACATCTTTATTTGAAAGTAAATTTGCAGGCGATCCATATTTTCCGTTGTCAATGGAGTACCCGAAAAGTCCTGAAGGGCAACCATTAAAATTACTAGCACAAATTAATTTTGCAGATGTACCTAAGCATTTACCAAATTTCCCTGAAGAGGGGATTTTACAGTTTTATATTAATGGCTATGACGATGTATTAGGGATGGACTTTGATAATGGTCAAAATCAGGAGGGCTTCCGCGTTATTTTCCACGAACATATTGTTAGTGACGAGTCACAATTAGTACGAGACTTTTCATTTGTTGAAGCGAAAGAAGAAGAATTATACTTTCCAGTGGAAAAAGAAATGGCGTTGTTCTTTGAGGCAGGCTATGAACCATTATCGGCGAGTGATTTTAGAAGTGAAAAACCCTATTCGAAGATACTTGCTACTATAGAAGAAAGTGATAATTTAGTAGACTCATTTTATGAGACATTGAATAGTACAGGTCATAAAATCGGAGGATCTCCATTTTTTACTCAGGACGATCCACGAGCATATGGTAATTATACAGATTCAACAATCTTGTTGCTTCAAATTGACAGTGTGGGTGATCATATTCTGTGGGGGGATGTCGGGGTCGGCAACTTTTTCATCGCTGAGGATGAGCTGAAACATAAGGATTTTAGTAAAGTTCTATATAATTGGGATTGCTATTAA
- a CDS encoding SE1561 family protein — MSNPITDKKQQVNYLKERLEIFLEVLDAIDPETTELEDIDRLIQMMDDLEDKMEQFNAREQ; from the coding sequence ATGTCAAATCCAATCACTGATAAAAAGCAGCAAGTAAATTACTTAAAAGAGCGTCTTGAAATATTTTTAGAAGTTTTAGATGCGATTGACCCTGAAACAACTGAATTAGAGGATATTGATCGTTTAATTCAAATGATGGATGATTTAGAAGATAAAATGGAGCAATTTAACGCTCGTGAACAATAA